A section of the Salminus brasiliensis chromosome 10, fSalBra1.hap2, whole genome shotgun sequence genome encodes:
- the LOC140564871 gene encoding myelin and lymphocyte protein-like: MAAATAQTMGNLPSGVGICTTAPDIFYLPELVFGGLVWILVASTHVKPENPQGWVMFVSIFCFIMTFLWLLIFVSGGHKNNSGWATADFVYHLLAAIFYLSASVPLATVTLDMKNSTLVSEVDRLRYYRIDIAAVVFSYVVTLLYFIHCILSAVRWKNF, from the exons ATGGCAGCGGCAACGGCGCAGACAATGGGGAACCTGCCCAGCGGGGTGGGGATATGCACTACCGCCCCAGACATCTTCTACCTGCCTGAGCTG gtgtTTGGAGGCCTGGTGTGGATCTTGGTGGCCTCCACTCACGTGAAGCCGGAGAACCCACAGGGCTGGGTGATGTTTGTGTCCATTTTTTGCTTCATCATGACCTTCCTCTGGCTCCTCATCTTCGTCTCCGGAGGACACAAGAACAACAGCGGCTGGGCCACAGCG gacTTTGTGTATCACCTGCTGGCGGCTATTTTCTACCTCAGTGCCTCAGTCCCTCTCGCCACGGTAACGCTGGACATGAAGAACAGCACCCTCGTCTCAGAAGTTGACCGCTTAAGATACTACCGAATCGACATCGCTGCAGTG GTGTTCTCCTACGTGGTCACACTGCTGTACTTCATTCACTGCATTCTGTCTGCAGTACGATGGAAAAACTTCTGA